From the Notolabrus celidotus isolate fNotCel1 chromosome 12, fNotCel1.pri, whole genome shotgun sequence genome, one window contains:
- the gpatch3 gene encoding G patch domain-containing protein 3, translating to MTLRKKTNMADPEAVTPVYFAISNIPGAFHSSHLRNYFSQFIESGAFHCFHYRHRPEVIKESEVTDSTEGGDEKEGSSDPPETEQESGPEKKQKTGTCCCVVSVHAKDADRFVKMYSGNHWIDSKGNWLSKRCVIKRVKVSEDKDDGSFPYKTKQEQRHRVSLKECFTEADLKSLSELNPPSLMQNGNVGTTIKVFLQLIQSCRLPPRLIRKLGLTFPKTSSNRRYGNVPYEYWGSLTLPATEETVLTAGGHEISGPGRLFAPVLGQRQKRHTDTTEIDEPRKEEEEEEEEEEDAQSNADDDDDRCEEWERHEALHEDVTSQERCKERLFEEEIELKWEKGGSGLVFYTDAQYWQEEEGDFDEQTADDWDVDMSVYYDKDGGDMDARDYVRMRYEKRLREGLEDRSGSSQSIGSFERFTKGFGRRLMEKQGWKDGEGLGHSQIGIPDALESEGQHPNCKRGFGYHGVKLATHNVKKAKKDFHISTVYDKPKDIDEGDTLLRRQPNTSMKYKGWQQGGTIGPRR from the exons ATGACgctcaggaaaaaaacaaacatggcggacccTGAAGCCGTAACTCCCGTGTATTTCGCTATAAGCAACATTCCTGGAGCCTTCCACTCATCACACTTGAGAAATTATTTCAGTCAGTTCATAGAAAGTGGAGCTTTTCATTGTTTCCATTACAGACACCGACCAGAGGTCATTAAGGAGTCCGAAGTGACCGACAGCACAGAGGGTGGAGACGAAAAGGAGGGCAGCTCAGACCCTCCGGAGACTGAGCAAGAAAGCGGACctgagaagaagcagaagacgGGGACTTGCTGCTGTGTTGTCTCAGTTCACGCTAAAGATGCGGACAGATTCGTCAAGATGTACTCAGGGAATCACTGGATTGACTCAAAGGGGAACTGGCTGTCTAAACGTTGTGTTATCAAAAGAGTCAAGGTTTCGGAAGACAAAG atgACGGGTCATTCCCctacaaaacaaagcaggagCAGCGGCACCGGGTGTCCTTAAAGGAGTGCTTCACTGAAGCTGATCTCAAAAGCTTATCAGAGCTAAACCCACCATCTCTGATGCAGAATGGGAACGTGGGTACAACAATCAAAGTGTTTCTCCAGCTCATTCAGTCCTGCCGACTGCCGCCACGCCTCATCCGGAAGTTGGGCCTCACTTTCCCAAAGACCAGCTCCAACCGGCGTTACGGAAATGTGCCTTATGAGTATTGGGGCTCTCTGACCCTCCCGGCCACAGAAGAGACGGTTTTAACTGCTGGTGGACATGAAATATCAGGACCTGGCAGATTGTTTGCTCCAGTCTTAGGACAGAGGCAGAAACGGCACACTGACACAACAGAGATAGATGAGCCacggaaagaagaagaggaggaggaggaagaggaggaggatgctcaGTCAAATGCAGATGAT GACGATGACCGCTGTGAGGAGTGGGAGCGACATGAGGCTTTGCACGAAGACGTGACGAGCCAAGAGCGATGCAAAGAGAGGCTGTTTGAAGAGGAGATCGAGTTGAAGTGGGAGAAAGGCGGTTCAGGCCTGGTGTTCTACACTGATGCTCAATACTggcaggaagaagaaggag ATTTCGATGAACAAACGGCAGATGACTGGGACGTCGACATGAGTGTTTACTATGATAAAG ACGGGGGCGACATGGATGCCCGTGACTATGTAAGAATGCGATATGAAAAAAGGCTGAGAGAGGGTCTAGAAGATCGATCTGGAAGCAGTCAGTCTATTGGCAGCTTTGAGAGGTtcacaaag GGCTTTGGCCGTCGTTTGATGGAGAAGCAGGGCTGGAAGGACGGCGAGGGGTTGGGACACAGTCAGATCGGGATTCCTGATGCTCTTGAGAGCGAGGGCCAACATCCCAATTGTAAAAGAGGCTTTGG GTATCATGGAGTAAAACTGGCCACACATAATgtaaaaaaggccaaaaaggaTTTCCATATATCTACAGTGTATGATAAACCCAAAGACATAGATGAAGGCGACACATTGCTGAGACGTCAACCTAACACAAGTATGAAGTACAAAGGCTGGCAGCAAGGTGGCACTATTGGTCCTCGAAGATGA
- the gpn2 gene encoding GPN-loop GTPase 2 — MSSQKGVKHSLRFGQVVIGPPGSGKTTYCQGMQEFLTHLGRKVVVVNMDPANEGLPYSCGVDISELVTLDDVMDGLKLGPNGGLLYCMEYVEANLDWLEKKLEQHGDCYFLFDCPGQVELYTHQNSAKNIFSQLGKWNFRLTAVHLVDSHYCADPAKFISVLCTSLSTMLHVELPHVNILSKMDLIEQYGKLAFNLDFYTEVMDLTYLLDHLAADPFFKKFHHLNEKLAEVIQDYSLVSFVPLNVQDKQSMIQVLRAVDKANGHCFGDLEERNLQAMMSAAVGADFQFNSTLGVEERYVETSGKTVEEEMMDL; from the exons ATGTCCAGCCAGAAAGGAGTAAAGCACTCCCTGCGCTTCGGCCAGGTAGTCATTGGACCACCAGGTTCAGGGAAAACCACCTACTGTCAAGGAATGCAGGAGTTCCTCACTCATCTGGGACGCAAGGTGGTTGTGGTGAACATGGACCCTGCCAATGAAGGACTGCCATACTCCTGTGGGGTTGATATTTCAGAATTAGTCACCCTGGATGATGTCATGGACGGCTTGAAGCTTGGCCCTAATGGGGGTCTTCTCTACTGTATGGAGTATGTTGAAGCAAATCTAGACTGGTTAGAGAAGAAGCTGGAACAACATGGTGACTGTTACTTTCTATTTGACTGTCCTGGACAAGTGGAGCTGTACACACATCAGAACTCAGCCAAGAATATTTTCTCTCAGCTGGGCAAGTGGAATTTCAGG CTGACAGCGGTGCACCTTGTGGACTCTCATTACTGTGCTGACCCGGCCAAGTTTATATCTGTGCTGTGTACATCCCTGTCTACCATGCTGCATGTGGAGCTTCCCCACGTTAACATCCTCTCCAAGATGGACTTGATCGAGCAGTATGGCAAACTGG CGTTCAACCTTGACTTCTACACAGAGGTTATGGACCTGACCTATCTGCTTGATCACCTGGCTGCAGACCCCTTCTTTAAGAAGTTCCACCATCTAAATGAGAAATTGGCCGAGGTCATCCAAGATTACAGCCTTGTCTCCTTTGTGCCTCTCAATGTACAG GACAAACAGAGCATGATTCAGGTCTTACGAGCAGTGGACAAAGCTAATGGCCACTGCTTTGGAGACCTGGAGGAAAGGAATCTGCAGGCCATGATGTCAGCTGCTGTGGGGGCAGACTTCCAGTTCAACTC TACTCTCGGGGTGGAGGAGCGGTATGTAGAAACCAGTGGAAAGACTGTGGAGGAGGAAATGATGGACCTGTAA